Proteins found in one Arachis stenosperma cultivar V10309 chromosome 8, arast.V10309.gnm1.PFL2, whole genome shotgun sequence genomic segment:
- the LOC130945502 gene encoding uncharacterized protein LOC130945502, giving the protein MASKESFVVLVYHRGSIKKKTRSIVKFTDKDPLFMIVRPTMRYEDFVSSVLLKLGLEGVKRVKKFFYRIPITVLQETVKYDCFTIGSDEDLRVMFHCGRQFPKVRTPELLAKLVDVVSSLGGSNRNTTTLTMVAGSSSRPAVASSSVPAYEPPVQPVASLSFAVDLNGSVGDEVGTGKFLRTSLQCAAPAGVGDGFLDDPEDDDVEPDMIADDSGDDVGASEPAGAGGGSSSGTQQYPPHFSSLDLDAMRQEGVLGQPARFGARDGEGSAGLTEFQVGQQFQDKDEAMLSVKTYSIRRGVQYKVVEFDYRRYLGKCSEFGNGCTWLIRLSLR; this is encoded by the coding sequence ATGGCTAGTAAGGAGAGTTTCGTAGTGTTGGTTTATCACAGAGGATCCATTAAGAAAAAAACTCGTTCCATTGTGAAGTTCACTGATAAGGATCCTCTGTTTATGATTGTCAGGCCTACGATGAGGTATGAGGACTTTGTTAGCTCTGTACTGCTGAAACTTGGTCTCGAAGGTGTGAAACGGGTTAAGAAGTTTTTCTATCGCATTCCAATCACGGTGCTCCAGGAAACCGTTAAGTATGATTGTTTCACGATCGGGAGTGATGAGGACTTGCGGGTCATGTTTCATTGTGGCCGGCAGTTTCCAAAGGTGAGGACACCAGAACTGTTGGCAAAGTTAGTTGACGTGGTATCCAGCTTGGGGGGTTCGAACCGGAATACCACCACTTTAACCATGGTAGCCGGCTCTAGCTCCAGACCTGCCGTTGCTTCTTCCTCCGTCCCTGCGTACGAGCCACCCGTCCAACCTGTTGCCTCCCTTTCGTTCGCTGTTGATCTCAATGGCAGTGTAGGCGACGAGGTCGGAACAGGGAAATTTCTGCGAACCTCTTTACAGTGTGCTGCACCGGCTGGGGTTGGAGATGGATTTTTGGATGATCCAGAGGACGATGATGTCGAGCCGGACATGATTGCTGATGACAGTGGCGATGATGTCGGAGCAAGTGAGCCTGCTGGGGCGGGCGGTGGTTCTAGCTCTGGCACACAGCAGTACCCTCCACATTTTTCCTCTTTGGACTTAGATGCCATGAGGCAGGAGGGGGTTCTTGGGCAGCCGGCTAGATTTGGCGCTAGAGATGGTGAAGGGTCTGCAGGTCTGACAGAGTTTCAGGTTGGTCAGCAATTTCAAGATAAAGATGAGGCCATGTTAAGTGTGAAGACTTACAGCATCCGTCGAGGGGTACAGTACAAGGTCGTGGAGTTTGACTATCGCCGGTATTTGGGCAAGTGTTCTGAGTTCGGGAATGGGTGCACATGGTTGATTCGCCTGAGTCTCCGATAG